Proteins encoded in a region of the Sulfurimonas marina genome:
- a CDS encoding TonB-dependent receptor plug domain-containing protein, with the protein MQKKLQLSLLCIALTSQLNAQDINLESITVTSVANTDQKLHDVTANTEVITAEEIEERRFTTVTQALNSLSGINFSSNGGLGKATSVYLRGFDSKRVLVLIDGIRYNDLTGLDGAPFGHLMISDIERIEVIKGAQSGIWGADASAGVINIITKSAEKGFHAGADVEYGNYNTQKHALNLSYKTDTYYVKAASQLLTSDGFSTKVPKGENVDDYEADGYKNITSDLKLGFQINETNKVDFSYTRIDAYSEYDPYDSNDTIEANKYGEDETHDSFGQINFNHIDSFNEFKLYAKRSIFNRQYLTDNPTSHYNGSVYEYGANSKIGYDEKDFVLIAFDYKTFEHENALNEKYKNQAGTITNSNIFKIDSGEIILTEALRYDHYDMFDDKTTGKAGVKYNSKKYKTLSFSTNIGSAYNVPTLYNLYSYYGNENLKPEDTTSFDATIEYKGFKATYFYNRVKNMIDYDFTISKYNNIQGTSILKGFELGYKEYLTDEILADISYTYLDAKNEDKEALRRRPQDTIKFAFAYYPTQKLQLGVDGEYIGSRFDRDNNQGVQTGYYTLVNFVANYKIDKNFTTYFKVDNIADTDYQVVDGYATAQRSTYLGVSYRY; encoded by the coding sequence ATGCAAAAAAAACTACAACTATCACTACTATGTATCGCTTTAACAAGCCAACTAAACGCTCAAGATATAAACCTAGAATCTATCACAGTTACATCTGTGGCCAATACTGATCAAAAACTTCATGACGTCACGGCAAATACTGAGGTGATCACAGCTGAAGAGATCGAAGAACGCCGTTTTACAACCGTCACACAAGCGCTAAACTCTCTCTCAGGGATCAATTTTTCAAGCAACGGCGGACTCGGAAAAGCAACCTCTGTTTATCTTAGAGGTTTTGATTCTAAAAGAGTTTTAGTTTTAATAGACGGAATCCGTTACAACGACTTAACAGGACTTGACGGTGCACCTTTTGGACATTTAATGATCTCCGATATTGAGAGAATCGAAGTGATCAAAGGGGCACAATCCGGTATCTGGGGAGCTGATGCAAGTGCGGGTGTTATCAACATCATCACAAAGTCGGCAGAAAAAGGGTTCCATGCAGGTGCTGATGTAGAATACGGCAACTACAACACGCAAAAACACGCCCTGAACCTCTCTTACAAAACTGACACTTACTATGTAAAAGCAGCTTCGCAGCTCCTTACAAGTGACGGTTTTTCAACAAAAGTACCAAAGGGCGAAAATGTAGATGACTATGAAGCTGACGGCTATAAGAACATCACATCTGATCTAAAGCTCGGTTTTCAAATTAATGAGACAAATAAAGTTGACTTCTCTTATACTCGCATTGATGCCTATTCAGAGTACGATCCTTACGATTCTAACGATACAATCGAAGCAAATAAATACGGTGAAGATGAAACACACGATTCATTCGGACAGATCAATTTCAATCATATTGACAGTTTTAACGAGTTTAAACTCTATGCAAAACGTTCAATATTTAACAGACAATATCTGACAGACAATCCAACTTCTCACTATAACGGGAGTGTCTATGAATATGGAGCAAATTCAAAAATCGGCTATGATGAGAAAGATTTTGTACTAATTGCATTTGATTATAAAACGTTTGAGCATGAAAATGCTCTAAATGAAAAGTATAAAAACCAGGCAGGTACGATCACAAACTCAAATATTTTTAAAATCGACAGTGGCGAAATTATCTTGACTGAAGCGCTGCGTTACGATCACTACGATATGTTTGATGATAAAACAACGGGAAAAGCGGGGGTAAAATACAACTCTAAAAAATATAAAACTCTCTCATTCTCTACAAATATCGGTTCAGCGTATAATGTTCCTACTCTCTACAACCTCTACTCATACTACGGAAATGAAAACCTCAAACCCGAAGATACGACATCTTTCGATGCGACAATTGAGTACAAAGGGTTTAAAGCGACTTACTTTTATAACAGAGTAAAAAACATGATCGACTATGATTTTACGATCAGTAAATACAATAACATTCAAGGTACTTCTATTCTCAAAGGTTTTGAGCTTGGATACAAAGAGTACCTTACAGATGAGATCTTAGCAGATATCAGTTATACCTACCTCGATGCAAAGAACGAAGATAAAGAGGCTTTAAGAAGAAGACCGCAGGATACGATTAAATTTGCATTTGCATACTATCCGACGCAAAAACTGCAACTTGGAGTTGACGGGGAGTATATCGGTTCACGTTTTGACAGAGACAATAACCAGGGGGTACAAACAGGCTACTATACTCTGGTAAATTTCGTAGCAAATTACAAAATAGACAAAAACTTTACAACTTACTTCAAAGTCGATAATATAGCAGATACTGATTATCAAGTGGTTGACGGGTATGCAACAGCCCAGAGAAGCACATATCTCGGTGTAAGTTATAGATACTAA
- the dxr gene encoding 1-deoxy-D-xylulose-5-phosphate reductoisomerase — protein MVLLGSTGSIGVNALIVAKKFGIEVEVLVCGNNIQLLNEQIQEHNPKVVVVGNQDAVKDVRHSNVLWGEDAILEVIEASKSELVVNALVGFLGLRPTLKALECGKKVALANKESLVAGGAFIDTAKIQPIDSEHFGLWYLLQDRAVEKMTITASGGAFRDWVIEDIHNATLEDTQRHPNWSMGQKITIDSATMVNKMFELLEARWLFGEGQYDAIIETKSLIHALIDYKDGSTTAHFANASMQLPIAYALNKNCNEKILDHVNLLEVGSLEFRKITPERYPVWEIKEDLLKNPEYGVVVNAANEASIERFIAKEICFTDISKNIIKAYNHFKVKPKSIEDVFALDKEVRAFIHANC, from the coding sequence ATGGTACTTTTAGGCTCAACAGGCTCGATAGGGGTTAATGCCCTCATTGTTGCTAAAAAGTTTGGTATCGAAGTTGAGGTACTAGTTTGCGGCAATAACATACAACTTCTTAACGAGCAGATACAAGAGCATAACCCTAAAGTGGTAGTTGTTGGGAATCAAGATGCAGTTAAAGATGTTAGGCATTCGAATGTTCTTTGGGGTGAAGATGCCATCTTAGAGGTGATCGAAGCTTCAAAAAGTGAATTGGTAGTCAATGCCCTTGTAGGTTTTTTAGGGCTGCGTCCAACGTTAAAAGCATTAGAATGCGGGAAAAAAGTTGCATTAGCAAACAAGGAATCTCTTGTTGCGGGTGGAGCTTTTATAGATACTGCGAAAATTCAACCGATTGACAGTGAACATTTCGGGCTTTGGTATCTGTTGCAGGATAGAGCTGTAGAGAAGATGACTATTACGGCAAGCGGCGGAGCTTTTCGTGACTGGGTGATCGAAGATATTCACAATGCTACTTTAGAAGATACACAAAGACATCCAAACTGGTCTATGGGACAGAAAATCACGATCGACAGTGCTACAATGGTGAACAAGATGTTTGAACTTCTTGAAGCAAGATGGCTCTTTGGTGAAGGGCAATATGATGCAATCATTGAAACAAAGTCGCTTATCCATGCATTAATAGACTATAAAGACGGCTCAACCACTGCACACTTTGCAAATGCTTCTATGCAATTGCCGATAGCGTATGCGTTAAACAAGAACTGCAATGAGAAGATCTTGGACCATGTTAATCTTCTTGAAGTGGGAAGTTTAGAGTTTAGAAAGATTACACCTGAGCGTTATCCTGTTTGGGAGATAAAAGAGGATCTGCTGAAAAATCCGGAATACGGTGTAGTAGTAAATGCTGCAAACGAAGCATCAATCGAGCGTTTTATTGCTAAAGAGATATGTTTTACCGATATTAGTAAAAATATTATCAAAGCATATAATCACTTTAAAGTAAAACCGAAAAGTATTGAAGATGTATTTGCTTTAGATAAAGAAGTTCGAGCGTTTATCCACGCTAATTGTTAG
- a CDS encoding ABC transporter ATP-binding protein, which yields MSGKMLKVNRFSNHILRNINFSLEDGENLIILGSNGAGKSTLAKVLCGLTPSEDVEIFSKKLSRLSAKQRAQLINYVPAKLDIFDEYISMREYLELSRLYSEFNVDQALKLLALEDLQEKSCKNLSSGEAQLTMLCSALLHNAKITIFDEPTANLDPKKTKQVFHFLQNDHIQQKIIITHDLNIAHKLGFKILYMEDGAVTFFGKNEDFFEEGNLQNIFGSSLKTVAGYFMVNL from the coding sequence GTGAGTGGTAAGATGCTCAAAGTAAACCGCTTTTCAAACCATATTCTGCGTAATATCAACTTCTCCCTTGAAGATGGCGAGAACCTTATTATCCTTGGTTCCAACGGTGCAGGAAAATCTACACTTGCAAAAGTTTTATGCGGACTCACCCCCTCTGAAGATGTGGAGATTTTCTCTAAAAAGCTCTCTCGTCTTAGTGCCAAACAAAGAGCACAACTTATTAACTACGTCCCTGCGAAACTCGATATTTTCGATGAATATATCTCTATGAGGGAGTATCTTGAACTGAGTCGTCTCTATTCGGAATTTAATGTAGATCAAGCGCTCAAACTTTTAGCGCTTGAAGATCTGCAGGAAAAAAGTTGCAAAAATCTCAGTAGCGGAGAAGCGCAACTTACAATGTTGTGCAGCGCGCTTTTACACAATGCTAAGATCACGATCTTTGATGAACCTACGGCAAATCTCGATCCGAAAAAAACCAAACAGGTTTTTCACTTTTTACAAAACGATCATATACAACAAAAGATCATCATCACGCACGACTTGAATATTGCGCATAAACTTGGATTTAAAATCCTCTATATGGAAGATGGAGCTGTTACGTTTTTCGGAAAGAATGAAGATTTTTTTGAGGAAGGAAACCTCCAAAACATTTTCGGCTCAAGCCTTAAAACAGTTGCAGGCTATTTTATGGTGAATCTATGA
- a CDS encoding phosphatidate cytidylyltransferase, with amino-acid sequence MVSIFEEHRERIVTGLALLAAVLLIGFIDNFFLMWLVLGGVYILAFNEAIKLFGVEKDGLLIYAIGIWLVAGVYPYGDDLFVLAGVAYAGAVAYNKELPWKDFLPFIYPTAGMLFILTMYQEYGVLALLWLLAVVALTDVGAYAVGKSIGHTQFCETSPNKTMEGVVGGITVATFGGLFFGLTIVDFTVAFFISFFVAVSSIFGDLFESSLKRAAGVKDSGDILPGHGGVLDRIDGYLFGAIVMLVLLRGLV; translated from the coding sequence ATGGTAAGTATATTTGAAGAGCATAGAGAACGTATAGTAACCGGTTTAGCCCTTTTAGCAGCAGTATTGCTCATAGGGTTTATAGATAACTTTTTCTTAATGTGGCTAGTTCTTGGTGGTGTCTATATTCTAGCATTTAACGAAGCGATCAAGCTTTTTGGTGTTGAAAAAGATGGTTTGCTAATTTATGCAATAGGTATCTGGTTAGTTGCAGGTGTATATCCGTACGGGGATGACCTTTTTGTTTTAGCCGGTGTAGCATATGCAGGAGCTGTAGCATACAATAAAGAGCTTCCATGGAAAGACTTCTTACCGTTTATCTATCCAACTGCAGGGATGCTTTTTATACTTACTATGTATCAAGAGTACGGTGTTCTTGCACTCCTTTGGCTTTTAGCAGTTGTAGCTCTTACTGATGTAGGTGCATATGCAGTGGGTAAAAGTATCGGTCATACACAGTTTTGTGAAACATCTCCAAACAAAACGATGGAAGGTGTAGTAGGCGGCATAACGGTTGCTACTTTCGGCGGGCTTTTCTTCGGTTTAACTATTGTTGATTTTACGGTAGCGTTTTTTATCTCATTTTTTGTAGCAGTATCTTCTATCTTCGGAGATCTTTTTGAATCTTCTTTAAAACGTGCAGCAGGCGTAAAAGACAGCGGAGATATATTACCGGGTCACGGCGGAGTACTTGACAGAATAGACGGTTACCTTTTCGGTGCAATCGTGATGTTGGTATTACTGCGCGGCTTAGTATAG
- a CDS encoding cobyrinate a,c-diamide synthase — MSAIASNQGKTVLTTALLHHFRDSVRPFKIGPDFIDPQFHESICKTPSINLDRFMMNDEQLKWLFNHYSDKAISICEGVMGFYDGMDKGSSAYDLSKLLQIPTILLLDGSSSYITVSAVLKGLATYKEDNTIKGVVLNKLSSESHYELIKKQIESDFNEIEVLGWIKKGLNTLADTHLGLDLKDTNKIETIANEVLEHIDLTKLEQIASSFTPQTTPNYPFETLEKVEKKIAIVNDENFSFLYHDNAQFLQELFSDVVFVNATKDEQIPSDADVVYIPGGYVESEHNYANLKDSNNFKNSLIEHAKTKKVYAECAGLLYLGNRVDEKAMSGILDLDFTLHKRFQRMGYYYANKEHTKGHSFHYTNVIDPKEGTEILSKTKAGEGQIGSWEKGDVFGTYLHIMLRPNGELVKRRFL, encoded by the coding sequence ATAAGCGCTATCGCATCAAATCAGGGAAAGACAGTGCTAACAACAGCACTTTTACACCATTTTAGAGACTCGGTCCGTCCGTTTAAAATAGGGCCTGACTTTATCGATCCGCAGTTTCATGAATCGATCTGTAAAACCCCTTCGATCAACCTTGATAGGTTTATGATGAATGATGAGCAGTTAAAGTGGCTTTTTAACCACTATTCCGATAAAGCAATCTCAATCTGCGAAGGGGTAATGGGCTTTTACGATGGGATGGATAAGGGGAGCAGTGCTTACGATCTCTCAAAACTTTTGCAAATTCCTACTATTTTACTCTTAGACGGAAGTTCAAGCTACATCACCGTCTCGGCGGTTTTAAAAGGGCTTGCAACTTATAAGGAGGATAACACGATCAAAGGTGTAGTTCTTAACAAGCTCTCCTCTGAGTCCCATTATGAGCTGATTAAAAAACAAATAGAGAGTGACTTTAATGAGATCGAAGTTCTAGGGTGGATCAAAAAAGGGCTAAACACCTTAGCTGACACCCATCTGGGACTTGATCTAAAAGATACTAACAAAATAGAGACGATCGCAAACGAGGTGTTAGAGCATATCGATCTAACTAAACTTGAGCAGATCGCATCTAGTTTCACACCCCAAACTACCCCAAACTACCCGTTTGAAACATTAGAAAAAGTGGAGAAAAAAATAGCGATCGTAAACGATGAGAACTTCTCGTTTCTCTACCACGACAACGCACAGTTTTTACAGGAGCTCTTTAGCGATGTGGTGTTTGTTAATGCTACAAAAGATGAGCAGATTCCTAGTGATGCAGATGTTGTATATATTCCGGGCGGTTATGTGGAGAGTGAACATAACTATGCCAATCTAAAAGATTCCAACAACTTCAAAAACTCCCTAATAGAGCACGCCAAAACAAAAAAGGTCTATGCGGAGTGTGCAGGGCTTTTGTATCTTGGAAACCGAGTTGACGAAAAAGCAATGAGCGGGATTTTGGATCTTGATTTTACACTGCATAAGCGGTTTCAGCGTATGGGGTATTATTACGCCAATAAGGAGCATACAAAAGGGCATTCGTTTCACTATACCAATGTCATAGATCCTAAAGAGGGCACGGAAATACTCTCTAAAACCAAAGCGGGTGAAGGGCAAATCGGCTCTTGGGAAAAAGGTGATGTTTTTGGAACCTATCTGCATATAATGCTGCGTCCAAACGGCGAACTTGTTAAAAGAAGATTTCTATGA
- the tsaD gene encoding tRNA (adenosine(37)-N6)-threonylcarbamoyltransferase complex transferase subunit TsaD, producing the protein MILSIESSCDDSAIAITEIETGKLVFHKKISQEIEHSVYGGVVPELAARLHAETLPKILEQTKPYFSQLKAVAVTSSPGLAVTLIEGVTMAKAISIALGIPIIGVNHLVGHIYSLFIEKETTFPLTVLLVSGGHTQVMEVKSLTDIKTVAKSMDDSFGESFDKVAKMMGLGYPGGPLIQELAKDGDRLKYNFTVPLHQSPLIAFSYSGLKNAVRLAVEEAGENKELYKDIAASFEHIATKHLTMKLKKYFKTNPPQRLAIVGGASANLYLRSQIEELLKPYNAELLLSELQYCSDNAAMIGRVALDMYKQGDFSELKELNISPKSQL; encoded by the coding sequence ATGATTTTAAGTATAGAAAGCAGTTGTGACGACAGTGCTATAGCGATCACTGAGATCGAAACAGGGAAACTGGTTTTTCATAAAAAGATCAGCCAAGAGATAGAACACAGTGTCTACGGCGGAGTAGTTCCTGAACTAGCAGCGCGTCTACATGCCGAGACACTGCCGAAAATTTTGGAGCAAACAAAGCCGTACTTTTCACAACTTAAAGCTGTAGCCGTAACATCTTCACCCGGACTTGCAGTTACTTTGATCGAGGGTGTGACGATGGCAAAAGCTATCTCGATCGCACTTGGTATTCCAATCATTGGAGTAAATCATCTTGTGGGGCATATCTACTCGTTATTTATAGAGAAAGAGACAACTTTTCCTTTAACTGTTTTACTTGTTTCAGGCGGACATACGCAAGTGATGGAAGTAAAAAGTCTGACTGATATCAAGACTGTCGCAAAATCTATGGATGACAGTTTCGGTGAGAGTTTTGACAAAGTCGCAAAAATGATGGGACTGGGCTATCCTGGAGGGCCGCTTATTCAAGAGTTGGCAAAAGATGGTGATAGACTAAAGTACAACTTTACGGTACCGCTTCATCAATCTCCTCTTATCGCTTTTAGTTACTCGGGACTCAAAAATGCAGTAAGACTTGCAGTGGAAGAAGCCGGGGAAAATAAAGAACTTTATAAGGATATTGCAGCATCTTTTGAGCATATTGCAACAAAACATCTGACTATGAAGCTCAAAAAATATTTTAAAACAAACCCTCCTCAAAGGTTGGCAATAGTTGGAGGGGCTAGTGCAAATTTATACCTTCGTTCCCAAATTGAAGAGCTTTTAAAACCGTATAATGCAGAGTTGCTTTTAAGTGAACTTCAATATTGTTCAGATAATGCGGCAATGATCGGAAGAGTTGCACTTGATATGTATAAGCAAGGGGATTTTTCAGAACTAAAAGAGTTAAATATTTCTCCAAAGAGTCAATTATAG
- a CDS encoding ABC transporter substrate-binding protein, which produces MKIFAVLLVVFTLNLFGAERIIALSPSINEIIFALGSGGEVVGNTEYCTYPEQSKKVAKVGGYFSPSLEKIVSLHPTVVIMQKNNYKLGQKLKQLGIKTKTVKIDTLQNIKHSIVELGALLQKQEQADKIIQDINEALQSLKNITANKKVLVVIGHNTSLASRVFVAGQNLYFDDIIVASGNTNALQSSRKGQPILNAENIVATNPDIVILLAHSMKERSISREDLINPWKALPINVAKTDAIYIIDKKYAGIPSDRLVYFIKDFKTILEDFRTKELCSDRSIISQSPYITYLIDFFGMKECIVGASIYDTQVETELPRTGKVIDPDKQALKKLHADFLFTSDWTPQETLQTITPKKTQALRLKSFDSMAQLDNNLKTIAKALQVPDAKTKIKTFNEKWQQIAKEIDPKNKRVLLLSACSKETYSYGQNTYLGDLFSKVGFIVPDNAKKVRHFTQTELDQFIKEERIDFIFGFVPYTKATTCQVLETQKRLPIVYLNGDNFMHPAPATLLKGLQELQSKESEW; this is translated from the coding sequence TTGAAAATATTTGCAGTGCTATTGGTTGTTTTTACCCTTAACCTCTTTGGAGCTGAGCGTATTATCGCACTATCTCCTTCGATCAACGAGATCATCTTCGCTCTTGGAAGCGGAGGTGAGGTGGTAGGCAATACCGAGTACTGTACATATCCAGAGCAGTCAAAAAAAGTGGCAAAGGTGGGGGGATATTTTTCCCCCTCTTTAGAGAAGATTGTTTCACTGCATCCGACTGTTGTGATTATGCAGAAAAACAACTACAAGCTTGGTCAAAAACTGAAACAACTTGGAATCAAAACAAAAACTGTAAAGATAGATACTTTGCAAAATATCAAACACTCCATTGTTGAACTTGGAGCGTTACTTCAAAAGCAGGAGCAAGCAGATAAGATCATTCAGGATATAAACGAAGCCCTTCAAAGCCTTAAAAACATAACTGCTAACAAAAAAGTGTTAGTTGTTATCGGGCATAATACATCGTTAGCTTCAAGAGTTTTCGTAGCGGGACAAAACCTTTACTTTGATGATATCATTGTGGCAAGCGGCAATACAAATGCCCTGCAAAGCTCACGCAAAGGGCAGCCGATTTTAAATGCCGAAAACATAGTGGCGACAAATCCGGACATCGTGATCTTACTTGCTCACTCTATGAAAGAGCGCTCTATTTCAAGAGAAGATCTTATAAATCCGTGGAAAGCACTTCCTATCAATGTTGCAAAGACAGATGCTATCTACATTATAGATAAAAAATATGCGGGGATTCCAAGCGATCGCCTTGTCTATTTCATCAAAGATTTTAAAACCATTTTAGAAGATTTTCGCACAAAAGAGCTGTGTTCTGATCGCAGTATCATTTCACAATCACCTTACATCACTTACCTTATTGACTTTTTTGGAATGAAAGAGTGCATAGTGGGTGCTAGTATCTACGATACACAGGTGGAAACAGAGCTTCCTAGAACTGGAAAAGTGATAGACCCCGACAAACAAGCACTCAAAAAACTGCACGCAGATTTTCTTTTCACATCGGACTGGACTCCACAGGAAACATTGCAAACAATTACGCCAAAAAAGACTCAAGCGTTACGTTTAAAAAGTTTCGATTCTATGGCACAACTTGACAACAATCTTAAAACAATCGCAAAAGCGTTACAAGTTCCGGATGCAAAAACAAAGATAAAAACTTTTAATGAAAAATGGCAGCAGATCGCAAAAGAGATAGACCCGAAAAATAAACGTGTTCTGCTGCTTTCGGCATGTTCAAAAGAGACTTACTCTTACGGGCAAAACACCTATCTTGGGGATCTCTTTTCTAAAGTGGGATTCATTGTTCCCGATAATGCGAAGAAAGTACGACACTTCACACAAACAGAGCTTGACCAGTTTATAAAAGAGGAAAGAATAGACTTTATTTTCGGGTTTGTCCCTTACACAAAAGCAACAACGTGTCAGGTGTTAGAAACCCAAAAAAGATTACCGATTGTCTATCTTAACGGCGATAATTTTATGCACCCAGCCCCTGCTACACTGTTAAAAGGGTTACAAGAGTTACAATCAAAAGAGAGTGAGTGGTAA
- a CDS encoding NFACT RNA binding domain-containing protein, producing the protein MKLSHLKQIVEYLKQFKKIAAIHRVNDTIIKIAFDRDDEIYFNMTRSNSSIFKCKEYPRSKVYNAPFDVILAKRFNRSNILGVELLNDDKIIRFKTSIASAYKEELTYLQLEFTGKYTNIIVLDENNIVLEALRHIDLFSSFREVRVGQKLLDIPQAPFIAKEYPIEDVESFLYGVYNKEQEQKLASLKKQKISSLEKKLKKLEKLYKKLDSEELLQAQASEFEHLGNLVLANAQNIKPYVKKLELNDYDGSVKEVVLEKQYPNAFLISESFFTKSKKAKQRARHLHIEEESLRSKIEHTKLFINTVAEAKDTAKIELLFPKQIQNKKIKKDESIETFWIEGYKVQLGKNEKGNIKLLESAKAKDIWLHLKERPSTHVIITTDKQSLPERIIKSAARLCVDFSTASKDKFLVDYTPRREVNIQKGANVLYNKYKTVEIDTRE; encoded by the coding sequence ATGAAATTATCGCACCTCAAGCAGATCGTAGAGTATCTCAAACAATTTAAAAAAATAGCAGCTATCCATCGTGTGAACGACACAATTATCAAGATCGCTTTTGACAGAGATGATGAGATCTATTTTAATATGACCCGTTCAAACTCCAGCATTTTTAAATGTAAAGAGTACCCTAGAAGTAAGGTTTATAACGCTCCTTTTGACGTTATCCTTGCAAAACGGTTTAACCGCTCAAACATTTTAGGTGTAGAACTACTTAATGATGACAAAATTATCCGTTTTAAAACATCGATTGCTTCAGCATATAAAGAAGAACTCACTTATCTGCAGCTAGAATTTACAGGAAAATACACCAATATCATCGTTTTAGATGAGAATAATATTGTTTTAGAGGCACTGCGACATATTGACCTTTTCTCATCATTCCGTGAAGTAAGAGTGGGGCAAAAACTTCTAGATATTCCACAGGCACCGTTTATTGCAAAAGAGTATCCGATTGAGGATGTAGAGAGCTTTTTATATGGAGTGTACAATAAAGAACAAGAGCAAAAATTAGCATCTTTGAAAAAACAAAAGATCAGCTCTTTAGAGAAAAAACTCAAAAAACTTGAAAAGCTTTATAAAAAACTTGACTCTGAAGAACTTTTGCAGGCTCAGGCAAGTGAGTTTGAACATCTGGGGAACTTGGTTCTTGCCAATGCGCAAAACATCAAGCCTTATGTGAAAAAACTAGAGCTTAACGATTATGACGGAAGTGTCAAAGAGGTAGTTTTAGAGAAGCAGTATCCAAATGCATTTTTAATCAGCGAATCGTTCTTTACAAAGAGTAAAAAAGCGAAGCAAAGAGCAAGACATCTTCACATTGAAGAGGAGTCTTTAAGAAGCAAGATAGAGCATACAAAACTCTTTATCAATACCGTTGCCGAAGCAAAAGATACGGCAAAAATAGAGTTGCTCTTTCCAAAACAGATACAAAACAAAAAGATAAAAAAAGATGAATCTATCGAGACTTTTTGGATCGAGGGTTATAAAGTGCAGTTGGGGAAAAATGAAAAGGGTAATATCAAGCTGTTAGAGAGTGCTAAAGCAAAAGATATCTGGCTCCATTTAAAAGAGAGACCTTCAACTCATGTTATAATAACTACAGATAAACAAAGTCTTCCTGAGCGGATCATTAAATCGGCGGCAAGATTATGCGTAGATTTCTCAACCGCTTCAAAAGATAAGTTTTTGGTCGATTATACTCCTCGTAGGGAAGTAAACATCCAAAAGGGGGCAAATGTTCTCTACAATAAGTATAAAACGGTAGAGATAGATACTCGAGAATAA
- a CDS encoding FecCD family ABC transporter permease has protein sequence MKTLFILLSLIVLALAPFFGQIELHFDKLNELSTVDHMLFFDLRLPRVIIAFFSGALLGLSGLIFQSLFRNPMSTPFTLGVASGATLGTAFAIVFGFVSFAALFGFVGAIMTIVILFAITSRLKNYEISTLLLVGIALSFFYSAALMILFYLSDETQSYEIVRFTMGSLDIVGLKSTLPVVIASLILLGIAVKFKKEIQILLTSYDNAFLKGIEVKKVSSILLLVVSIAIGVTVSVVGPIGFVGLIVPHILKIIYKKSADKLLGVTFFYSGIFLVLCDLIARNLGASSDIPIGVITSFLGGPFFIYLLVSRRRS, from the coding sequence ATGAAAACGCTATTTATACTCCTATCTTTAATTGTTTTGGCCCTCGCACCATTTTTCGGACAGATCGAGCTTCACTTTGATAAACTCAACGAACTCAGCACTGTTGATCATATGCTCTTTTTCGATCTGCGCCTGCCGCGTGTTATCATCGCATTTTTCAGCGGTGCACTGCTGGGGCTGAGCGGTTTGATCTTCCAATCTCTGTTTAGAAATCCTATGAGTACCCCATTTACGTTAGGAGTGGCCAGCGGTGCTACGCTCGGAACCGCTTTTGCGATCGTCTTTGGTTTTGTAAGCTTTGCGGCACTCTTTGGATTTGTTGGTGCCATTATGACAATCGTGATCCTATTTGCGATCACCTCACGACTGAAAAACTATGAGATCTCGACACTTTTACTCGTAGGAATTGCACTGTCGTTTTTTTACTCTGCGGCACTTATGATACTTTTTTATCTCAGTGATGAAACTCAAAGTTATGAAATTGTCCGTTTTACCATGGGAAGTTTGGATATCGTCGGGCTAAAAAGCACCCTGCCTGTTGTGATCGCATCACTTATACTTCTTGGAATTGCCGTAAAATTCAAAAAAGAGATACAGATCCTCCTCACCTCTTACGATAACGCTTTTTTAAAGGGGATCGAGGTCAAAAAAGTAAGCTCGATCTTACTTCTTGTGGTCTCTATCGCCATCGGTGTTACCGTGAGTGTAGTCGGGCCTATCGGGTTTGTCGGTCTGATCGTCCCCCACATCTTAAAAATTATCTACAAAAAAAGTGCCGATAAACTCCTTGGAGTGACATTTTTTTACAGCGGTATCTTTTTGGTTTTATGTGATCTTATTGCGAGAAACCTCGGGGCCTCTTCAGATATCCCCATAGGTGTTATAACATCGTTTTTAGGGGGCCCGTTTTTTATCTATCTGTTAGTCTCAAGGAGAAGAAGTTGA